The DNA segment atccaacacatttttgtagtcaatgttttcaatacatgatattttggtgctaaattcgtaaatacagtaattactacatagcattactgcatattgaactactttttctgtcaaatttgttgtataacatgatgttttggagcttaatgtgtaaaatcataacctaatttgatgtttaataggcttttcctcaatctctccttattatccaacatattcgcttatccaacattctgccggcccgtttatgttggataagtgagactctactgtatcaagttaaccaggagaagtgcgacTGATGCAGGAAAGGCCAAGGAACATAATTAATTATGGGGGTGGACGGTCTTTAACCGAAGGCCtgtgtaaagagccaggttttcaggctcttccgaaatgccatcaggGTGGGGGGCTTGCTTTTCCAAAAAGGAATGATAGgcaaatgggccaacttgggccctccctccaggtgtttttggagttcaactcccaccattcctaacagcctcaggccctttcctacAACTgctcaggaaccatagagtaaaggaagctgcataccagaacatacatacaggaaacagtaagcaacaggatcatttgtGGTCTCTTATTATTGAATAATTACCGCATTGAAACAATAGTTGCCCAagtaaaatgaaatttaaattttgtttttgggCAAAAAGTAGGAAGATTTGTAGAATCGGGAGAGACCCCCACAAAGGTCCATCCAATCCAGCTTCCTTCTGCCAGTtaggaagacacaacccaagccctcccaacagatggccacccagtctctgtttaaaaacctccagggaaagGAGACACCACCgaggcagcctattccactgGCTGACTGTTCAGATCCTGAAgaggttcttcttaatgtttagatgtAACTAATCTAGGCATGAATTATTAGTGCCCTACTCTCTATTAGCATTAAATGCTGTTTGATGCTTTCAGTGAATAACACTGTTCTAGCAATCAGCTGAATGCAGTGCATTCAATGAATAACAATGTTCTAGGTGTGTGTTTTTAGTGTCTAACTCAATACTAAAAGTGAATAGTGTTCTTGCAAAAGATTCACTCATATAAGAGTATTATTCACTGAATGCCTCAAACAGTTCTTTTCCTGCGGTTTGAATCAATTCTAGGATTCCTTCCCCTCAAGCTTCTCACTGTCTTTATCTTAGGCATACCCACGGATGAAGAGCAAGCAACAGGATTAGAAAGGAAAGTTATGAAGGCTTTGCAGCAGGGCCTGGTGAGTACAAAGAACCCCTTAATCAGAGATTCGTTCTGTTCTTAATTGGCAACTGCCAATCTAATGAAAGATTGGTTTGCCAGTTTGCTTTGTTTGAGCAGCTTGGGTTCCCAGGGGAGTTCACAGGGTGGCAACAATCACCAGCCCCTCTGAAATTCTCCAATACTTTATTTTAGTAAAAATGGGACTTACTGTGGTACAGTCTACCCTACTGTTAAGAACAACGGACTGAGAAATAGGGGCTCAGTTCTGGCTCACTCCATTTGAATCCCTGGAATAAACAGTTGGTGAGGCTGGTTTTTGAGCTAATGGTTGGCCTTAGAAGTTGGTTCTTGTATATTTAGCAGCAACACTAAATTTACGGAGGAAGTATCAAAAGGGATATATTTGGGTCAAGTGTTTATTACTGAGAATCCTAAGAGGAAAATCGTACACTGGGGTTTAAGTCTCTTTAGCTAGTCTCCTAACTTCTTCTCTCTTGTTGGTTATAGGATCCCTACAGCATGTTCCCACCCAAACCGCGTGCTGGAACCAAGGAAGATCCCAACATTGTCCCCTCAATCACAGACAAGCGCATTGTAGGCTGTATTTGTAAGTGTCCCCTCATATAAGGTGGTTCCTTGGCTTGCCCATAACATGATTTCAAGGAAACGGCTTGTGCATAATTCTGTATCTGGATTTGAAAACAGTCCACTGGGAACGAGCAATTTTTTTGGAGTCTTGATAAAGGGTTTCTAAGTCTGGGAAGAAAGCTAAGAGAATACAGTAAAAGTTAATAGCTTATTGTTAGCCCCAACTAGAGAAGACCAATTGAGTCAATAGGATTTAACTATATTCAAAATCTGAATAAGTTGAATTCAATTCACTGGGAGCCCCCGgttgcacagtgggttaaacccttgtgccagcaggactgctgacttgaaggttaggttgctgacctgaaggttgctggttcgaatccagaaagagcacagatgagcttcctctgtcagctccaggtccttatgtggggatatgagagaagcctcccacaaagatggtaaaaatatcaaaatatctgggcgtccccagggcaacatattctcacaccagaagcaactttttctcaagtcgctcctgacacacacaaaaattgaatCAGTGTATGTTCTCTGGTTGGCATTAAAAGTATTGATCACTTATGATACACATTCCCTGTGAGAGAACAAGATCTTAACAGATTTTAGTCACGATTCCTGTCTAAAACAGTTTTGCTCATTACAGCTCAATGGACAGCACATCTGTTGTATTAAGGTTTATATAGTTTTGTGTAATAGATGAATATAGCAGCCAGTTGCTCGTGTTCCCCTGGTCCATGGATGGAGCTAAAGCACACCAAGCATAGTCCTCTGGATGTaattggattgcaacttccagcaGTCCTCGCCATTTATTGTGCTGACTGAAGCAGattggagttgcagttcagccTCAGCGGAAGGGCCTTGTGCTTCTCTTTAGCTCCATCTGACTTCTATTTCTGCTTCTCTTCAGTGCTGCAGTCAGGTTCCATTTAGCAAGTCGGCTTTTCTCTCGTATGTGTTGATTGATCTTGACTTGCTATTGGATCTTGCTTGTTAAGAAAACCTTAAATGGGACACATTGTTTTGCCTCTTAGGTTCATGACCAATGTTGCTTCCCTCTTGTTGTGTAGTTGTGTAGCATTTCAACGTTTTATTGTCCTGTTCTCTCTCCCAGGTGAGGAGGACAACAGCGCCGTGATCTGGTTCTGGGTCCACAAGGGCGAGCTTCACCGCTGCCCTTCCTGTGGGACCCATTACAAATTGGTTCCCCACCAGCTGCCATGATCCGACAGACCTGCTGAAGTGTGCTGAGTTCTCTATTTATGGTGTCTGGGATCCAAGCCTAAGCAGCACAACGGTTTGGACCACCAATGAACCACATTCTTTGCAACTGAATAAAGTCGTTTGACTCCTTCTGTGAAATTGCTTTTCTTGTGTGTTCGAGGCCATCATCTAAGACTAGCACTGAAATCCATACTAAGAAACTGCTGGTGCATACATTTCATAGAAATCTTTTATTGATGTCAATATTGACCATGGGCAAAGATAGTATGGCCTCGTGCTTTTAAAATAGATGCTGCTGTCTTGGCTAGTTCTGATGGGAATTGGATTATCTCCAGATTTGAAGGTTGGTACGTTCCTCAGCTGTTATCTGTACACTCAGAAAGATTGGGCAAAGGGACATGGTGTCTACAATGATTTCCTGAAGTATAAAGGAGTGGCTAGAAGCATGCATTTTTACCTGCTATGGGTATATGGATAACATAACAAATACAAGAAAGTAGTGCTGGTTTGAGATGTGACAGTGACAGCCAGCAACTATAAAAATATTTGCCATAACTGCTGAGCATTATCTCCAGGATTAGAAGCAACTTTCCTCTAAATCAGGGAAGGAATTTCAGGCTAAATCCAGGCCTCTTGATAATTCCTTCCATTGCTATATCAATCTTCCAACAATTGCATGGGTTTAGTGATTACCACAAAAAATAAGCAGGAATTCGGAGTCACTGTTCGAATGCTGATTTTAAGTTGCATATGGCCTTCAAATAGGAAGTGCTGCTTAGAACCGAAGGACTTCCCTCTTCATTTTGAAACACGTTCTCTATATTTGAACGACAAATTGGCTGTGAGCAACCGGGGTTGCTATGGAATGCATCCTGCTGAAGGACATCCTGAGGGTCCATCTATTCTGTGCAGGTTTTAGTCtggaaatctctccccccccccccccaaaaaaaacccaaaagtaaACAAACATACACAAAAGCCACCGGCTGTTaatttataattattactataatgaatttacaaaataaaaatacaggcaaCTGTGTTAAATTATTGTACATTGCAGCCCAGAGAGGTGGTTCCTTTTTTCCGCAGGGGAGGGGGGGCGGTCTTGCCTCAGTTTGGTACAGATCACTGAAGGTGGATAACATGGGAGAAGCCAATATACATACAAGCTTCGGGGGAGTGGAGCCACACAGCCTCACTCCCTAGCAGGGATTCCTTTTAAATTAATAGTTTTCCATAAAAAAAGATTTAACCCTTTCCAGTCCAAGGTTGAAACCACCATCTCTGCAACAAATTTCTGGAGTGAGGAGGGAATGAAGAAGAGAGACCTTTCAgcctctcagctgctgtgttctTTGGCTGCCATAAGGACCCCAAGGGGACTTTGACACCATCTTGCTTGGGTTTGTCCTCACTGCCTACCAAAGCCGGCTGAACCTTTTAAATTGAATTATTTTCAATAATTTGTACTCCGTGATGGAATTCATTTCCCAGGGTTGAGTGTGAACAAAGGGAGACACTGCCTCAGAGGGGAGATGGAGAAGAAAAGGGACAGACAGAAGGCCAGTCCAAGAAGAGGGCCGGCTGCCAGGGAAAATCCCTTGTCAAACAAGGAAAGAAGAGCTAAACTGGACATTTCATAGTCAACCCACATGAGTTCTACAAAAGCCAAGCCAGGAGAAAACACTTTCAGAGGCACCGGGAAGGCAGAGCTTTGGCCCCTCTCTTCCAAACACCTCTTAGATGCGACCATCTAAATCTGTTCTCATTTAGCCTCTGTAATGTCAGTCAACTCTCATTCCTTGATGCTACCATTCTCAAAATGATCTAGAGAAAACAGGGCGGATGCACATTTGTGGTGCAGAAAGAGGGTTCTAAAACCAAAACTGCTACTTCTACTTCACCGAATGGCAGTGCCAAGAAACAGCAGCCACTGACTCAGGAGACTGCCATAGCTGGAGCCTGCCTTCCTCCAATCCAAGTTCCAGATGAAGTGAACTTTGTACCATGTAAACACGGCTCTCCCGAAATGGGACAAGCCAGAGGAATTTTTTTAACTCCTGCTCTGTTTCCCCAGCTGAACCTAGACACACCTCTCCCATTCAGAGATCCTGAAAATTGCCTGATATAATCCTGTTCTTCACCAATTTATTTTGGGTCGGGAACAGGAGAGACAGGACCTCCTCGAGCAGGTTTGTGGTGGAGGCAACATTTGCTCATCCCTCCCTGGTACGGCTTGGCACCAGCTGCGCATGAGAAGCAGAGCCTGTCTTATAGGATACACCAAAAGCCAGGAAGATTAAGAGCCCTGAGAAATGGAAAAAGGGCAACAGCATTTGGAGGAAGGGTCCTCCTTGGTGCTTTAAGGGGCCATGCAGCTGCCCCAAGATTCACTCTTTTTTGGGGACAGGAAAGGAGCAATGGGGCAAGATGTGAGCATTCAAGATTTCCTCCACAAACCTCAAAGAGCAGACAGGCCTTTGTTGCTTCCCGCAGGGCAGATGGAGGCACACGGCAGCTTCCTCCGAGGAAAGCAGCCTCTTGAGCCGTGTGGAGGCACAACAAGGACCAGGGCAAAGCAGCAGCCTCGCTATGGAACCGATCGGAAGGCAGAATGGAGCTCGGAGTTCCCTTTCTGACTGGGGCCCTGCCGCCTTCCTCCACCGCAACCAAGGCCTCGAAAATATAACCGCGCCTCCCTCCTAAGGGGGTGTGCGTGTGGTAGCAACATGCATTGGACAGGGCACTAAGACAGGAAAGCGCGAGGCCCCAGAGGAAGGCAGGAAGAGGTCCCAACCAGCAGGGAAGGAATGAGGGAGGGAGAAGCAGCCCTGGACCAAAAAGGGTTAAGAGAGAAAAGACAGGACCCGGATGAGTCGCCCACAGACACcagccgctgctgctgctgctgctgccgctttGCCGCTGCCCCCGACCCCTGCCCTAGAAGGTCTTCCGGTGAATGGCCCGGGAACCGTCCTCTTCGTACTCCTTCTTGGACACCCACATTTTCTTGAACGTGTCCAGGGAGGCCAAGATAGAGCCGCTGTTGAAGGGGCAAAAGAGAAGGGTCAGGGAGCCAAGAAAGGCCCGGAGGACAAGAAACACAAACGGCTAACAGAGTACATTGCTGCTGGGGAGGCTCCCCAGATTTTGGATATTCCCTTCGAGTATTTTTCCAATACTGGTTATGCCAATTATAGTATCTGGGACATAGAGACAACTAGCGGGTAATGCACAAATATTTATAACAacacagaacaataatgtatgtgtatatacactcttgtgtGACTCAAAAGGAATGTAACACAAATCTGGTTTCTACAACTTTGAGAGTAAGTTACTTCAAACTATATTACATATAAAGAAATTACTTTCAGAATATCAAAAGTAAAGttacaatttccatgtcataatccAACAAAAGGTATAATGTTCaaggagtaaataacagacataaagagacaaccaagtccatatcaTTCCTGGAACTGCGTGaaatcttgggccaatgtcaatCGTAGTAAAGAAATTCAGTCTCCAAGATAGCAGCTTCTATATTCAAAATTCAAATTACATTCCTTGTGAGTTacacaagagtgtatatacacacatatacagacaaGTAGTCATGTGCATTTGGGCCAAAAGACATGCCATTTTGGGGTCTGTTTTCGTCTAACCCCTCATTTCATTTACCGGAAAGTCACCTGAAAGGGGAGATGTGATGCTGTTTCATTCAGCagagattcagcccattggctgcaatgggaaactttaaaggctcaatcctcagtcatttgaaggcctatctgcatgaaacctacctcagttgtaAACCCCGTTTACAAccgcaggcctgccaagtttcaaaggaattcaccaatctacttatttttagtgttattttaagtttttaaagtAAGACAAACCACAAAAGAGGGTTCTGAATTGTAGTGGCCGGTTgagtccattctcagccaattagAGCATGGACAACACCAGGCTTTTTACTGGgtgagaggcagagagagaaaaccttcaactcccatcagGCTCTGAGAGGAATTTTCAATGACCACTTAATGCTAGTGCCACTGGGAAAGCGAGTTCTAATGactctctctggaggaggaggtaactttccaagaaaaaaatggaGGAGGCTTCTGCCGGGGAGAGAAAAAGATGCCACAGATCCCCCTGCCTCAGATATTTTGTGGACTTAACTCTTTCTGAAAATATTGTTTCTCTGAATTTGTTTTTTTCgtctctctcttcccttttctgTTTTCGGTAATTACACGTAAACAGCCCTCCGAAAACTACAAAACTTTTCATTAACAGTGATTCAGGTTCAACTCTTACAGACAACTGCACAATCTCCTTCCTTAGATGAAATACTGCAAAACATTCAGGCTCATGTCTTATCTTAGCAGATTCTTCCTCCAATAAAGAGGTCTGCTCCATCATTAGCTGAAGGCAATGCAACTAGTTAAGCATTTCCTATTTTAGGTCACAAACATTTACCATCTCCTTCCAGGGTGAGAAAGGCTGAGATAGTATAATGCCTGACCAAACACAGAAACCGCCCCGCCCCCCCATTAGCACAAGGAGAAGCTGGGCCAGAGAAGTTATTAGTCTTTCCCTATGAGAATGCTCTTACCCAATCCACGTGGAATATAATCTCTCTTGAGGAGCAGAGAtctacaaaaagaagaaaaaacacttagaagacattgcccaggtgacaagtagacaagtggggtttatatatctattgaatgttcagggtgggagaaaaaattcttgtctacttgaggcaagtgtgaatgttacaactggccagtagagaatgcttctggaagatggccatacagcccagaaaactcacagcagcccagtgattccagccatgaaagccttcaacatatAGAGAGACCTGCTTACACACCACAATAGCACTTCTCAATCGTGAgaagacaaggaaaaaaaaactgccagctctgatcagccttcttttctgcataggtgctctgcccacattcctccctcATTTTGCCATAGCTTGAACCAGTCCAATGCACCAACATAATTCCAACCACAAAGCCCAGGCGCAGCACTGAGGAATGAACCAAACCCACCTCTTTcaaaggtaccgtatatactcgagtataagctgacttgaatataagccgaggcacctaattttaccacaaaaaaactgggaaaacattgactccagtataagccaagggtggtaaatttcagatataaaaagagataccaataaaattacattaattgaggcatcagtaggttaaatgttttgaatgtttacatacagctcaaatttaaggtaagactgtccaactctcatcaaataattattctcatcttctatgtaaatgtgcttatgtatccttttaataataatagagtaaaataatacatgtaataataataataaatacaggaaaataatacatctcataatagagtaaaataataaatgcaataatagtaataataataatatcagagtgataATAAAAACAgtagaataaatgtaatagtagcaacaataatagagaaaaataataaatgtaataataccaataataatagagaaaaatcataaatgtaccatatattctcgagtataagctgatccaaatataagccaaccaggactttcacccaagtataagccgaggggggctttttcagtctttaaaaaagggctgaaaaactaggcttatactttcTTGGCCCTTGCTCCAAAATCTTGGCCTCTGTGATGAGAAATTGATCTTGTAACCGTTTGCATGGATAGAAGATATCCCACCCTGATCTACTTCCTCAATGTGCCAAGATCAGACTTTGGTATCAACTGCCCCACAATTCTAATGATTAAGGATTCCTATACACCACTCTAATCCTCTCAGTCTTCTGCCCATCACCTGGTTGTTTGCGCTTGATTTGACAGCTGGAAATTCCTCACTTAATTCCTCACCTTGATCTTGACGTCCTTTGGAGCAAGTTTCTTTACTTCACTGAGCAGCCGGTCCCCAAAAcctgaagagaaaagaaaggaaggaaggtaagCTAGCTCAAGCACAATATGGTATGCCACCCTGCCTAAGTAGGTATGACTGGAAGCTGCTCTTCAAAATAATCTCAGATACAATATGGCTGGCAGTTATTCTCTCTAGACTAAGTTAGAATTCACCCACAGGGCTACTTGTGAAACCATAAAGAGATTCCTATAGAAAGTGAGTTGGCCCACGGTGTAAAACAtcccactatctatatatataaaagggtaatggaatcacggcaccggacaaaacaactaaactaaatgccccacaaccccGAAAAttaacagcacaacctctcatccacgcctctacgtttatacaacaaaaagaaaagaaaaattaagtctagccactgcaacgcgtggccgggcacaggtagtaataatataataataaaactttatttgtattccgctctatctccccgaggggactcagggcagattccaacataaaatggaaaaacattaaatacctccataaacaaacaaatactgacataaaaatcacagagaaaccccacatataaaaataacattaaaacctaacatcaatttaaagtctaacatcaataaattaaacctaacatcaataaattaaactatgtgtagtcaaacaaaattatataaaaattatatagaaATCCAAACAAGCATCCACATTAGCAAGCACATCCACATCCACTATGACTCGCTGTGCAAACACATTCCTTCGCGGAGCACCATATACCTTTAAAGAGCGTTGATCCCCCAGACAGGACAATGTTCCCAAACAGCGTTCGCCTCAGGTCCATGTCAGATTTCTGAATGGCAAATGCAAGCACTTCATGGATCCCTTCACTTTCATCTCCTATGAGGTCCGGCTGGAAGAGCAGCTCAGGGGCTCGGAATCGCGAAGGACCAACCTACAAGAGGAACCACAGCAGCATTTAGCAGGGATTGGGTGACAACTATGTAAGTTCCAACAGTGCTGCATGATACTGCAAAGCCAGTGAGCTACAGTAGTCATTATGTCAGTagagcaggcaagggcaaactttggccctccaggtgttttggacttcaactcccacaattcctaacagccgataggctgttaggaattgtgggagttgaagtccaaaacacctggagggccaaagtttacccatgcctgcagtAGAGCTTCTTTTGCCATATAGCAGCTATGATCAGCTCTGGATCACACAGATATGGACGATGCATTGGGACAAAACCCAAAGCCTTTGAGTTCTTACCACCAGCTCCCATAAAAAGGCCCCATTTTCCAGTCCAGGGACTTACATCTAAAGTGCTTCCGTCCGGCAGTGTGTACTGCACCTTCTCTGTCTCTAAGGCCTCGTCCTTTTGAGGGTTGATGGACAGGTAGCAAGCTCTCTGAAAGAAGGTGCAACGTGAGACAGccagctgttgttgttattaccatTCTAATTCCCC comes from the Anolis carolinensis isolate JA03-04 unplaced genomic scaffold, rAnoCar3.1.pri scaffold_8, whole genome shotgun sequence genome and includes:
- the LOC100563950 gene encoding cytochrome c oxidase subunit 5B, mitochondrial → MSAAQAVAPATPTERRFAEAVAVIHAQWLETGSGESGNRPVEAAFSSAVEFAMASRLLRACGLFQGLAAGRNALPLGPLRLTGASRCMAGGGIPTDEEQATGLERKVMKALQQGLDPYSMFPPKPRAGTKEDPNIVPSITDKRIVGCICEEDNSAVIWFWVHKGELHRCPSCGTHYKLVPHQLP